A stretch of the Drosophila sulfurigaster albostrigata strain 15112-1811.04 chromosome 2L, ASM2355843v2, whole genome shotgun sequence genome encodes the following:
- the LOC133837941 gene encoding protein Aatf, which yields MSKSKKKQPQTIADKVTKLLAHPNDSDSDDESDIDVSTATRLVEFDDEYDLPDARSSDFRKRNVKLLSEQSERYKGKISSRKELEEEEEESDDEVAYEESDTDEEESAAMEAFSKKLKVAKSANNDDQSEDSSLDEYQKADTNDDEDSGEDEQEDEDDDDDDDDDGEDDEEDDDGDDSEEENDDAMDTSGLMTQSNQQAEIQKGVCVQNQLRIWERLLELRINTQKITTKANLLPPPETLQVAKASNEELQTVLAEAEGRSSKLLQQLLALQAALLQQNSEMRQTLKRPPPQTAEENGEPSSKRFAKQLQTQFQGMRQQRNEVLLKWDDRTKLLTPGAGVKRKSLQEDYDILKKMDSSLANRQALVEKSQTLKNSQQQQPQRVEGGEETEQIERNPNIYDDSDFYHQQLRELIEYKASTTSNMSDITKQFVELQKLRQKMKKKVDTRASKGRKLRYVVHNKLINFMAPNDSSDWTEAKTELYKSLFV from the exons ATGAGTAAATCAAAGAAAAAGCAGCCACAAACGATTGCAGATAAAGTGACTAAACTGCTCGCACATcccaacgacagcgacagcgatgaTGAGTCGGACATTGATGTGTCTACTGCAACACGCTTGGTTGAATTTGACGATGAATACGATTTGCCCGATGCACGCAGCAGCGATTTTCGAAAGCGTAATGTGAAATTGTTGTCAGAGCAGAGCGAACGCTACAAAGGAAAGATCTCAAGTCGCAAGGAActggaagaggaggaggaggaaagtGATGATGAGGTGGCCTATGAAGAGAGTGATACAGATGAGGAGGAATCCGCCGCAATGGAGGCATTTAGCAAAAAGCTGAAGGTGGCAAAATCAGCTAATAATGATGATCAGAGTGAGGACAGCAGCTTAGATGAGTATCAAAAGGCAGATACTAATGATGACGAAGATAGCGGGGAAGATGAGcaagaagatgaagatgatgatgatgacgacgatgatgacggGGAAGATGACGAGgaagatgatgatggtgatgactCGGAAGAAGAGAATGACGACGCCATGGACACCAGCGGCCTCATGACTCAAAGCAATCAACAAGCTGAGATTCAGAAAGGCGTCTGTGTGCAGAATCAACTTCGCATTTGGGAACGCCTCCTCGAACTGCGCATCAACACACAAAAGATCACCACCAAGGCGAATCTGCTGCCTCCGCCGGAGACACTCCAAGTAGCCAAAGCCAGCAATGAAGAGCTGCAAACAGTACTTGCTGAAGCAGAGGGTCGCAGCAGcaagttgttgcaacaactgcTCGCGCTCCAAGCTGCTCTGTTGCAACAGAACAGTGAAATGCGACAGACCCTGAAGCGTCCACCACCACAGACAGCTGAAGAGAATGGGGAACCGTCAAGTAAACGCTTTGCCAAGCAACTGCAGACCCAATTCCAAGGGATGCGCCAACAACGTAATGAGGTGTTGCTCAAGTGGGATGATCGCACCAAGCTGCTGACACCGGGAGCAGGCGTAAAGAGAAAATCGCTACAGGAGGACTACGACATACTCAAGAAGATGGACAGTTCGCTGGCCAATCGGCAGGCGCTGGTGGAGAAATCACAGACACTCAAAAActctcaacagcagcagccacagcgaGTGGAAGGAGGCGAAGAAACTGAACAGATCGAGCGTAATCCAAATATCTATGATGACAGCGACTTCTATCATCAGCAGTTGCGGGAGCTCATTGAGTATAAGGCGAGCACGACGTCAAACATGAGCGACATTACCAAACAGTTTGTGGAGCTGCAGAAGCTGCGTCAGAAGATGAAAAAGAAGGTGGACACAAGGGCCAGCAAAGGCAGGAAACTGCG gTATGTGGTACACAACAAGCTCATAAATTTCATGGCACCCAACGATTCCAGCGATTGGACAGAAGCAAAAACGGAGCTTTATAAATCATTGTTTGTTTAA
- the LOC133837932 gene encoding LOW QUALITY PROTEIN: homer protein homolog 2 (The sequence of the model RefSeq protein was modified relative to this genomic sequence to represent the inferred CDS: substituted 1 base at 1 genomic stop codon), whose amino-acid sequence MGEQPIFTCQAHVFHIDPKTKRTWITASMKAVNVSFFYDSSRNLYRIISVEGTKAVINSTITPSMTFTQTSQKFGQWSDVRANTVYGLGFSSEAELTKFVEKFQEVKEATKNAMKSANGSNAVTPTTSANTSPISGRAVGAMQNDNTAIDPHTVEPPNLSNTNTQNANPDSPSHKLLNTCDGKQDIGSATPSPQPTMGTANAAVAGGGGGGGGGITISSGGSIVGMHTGPGAGATAEQQLKYENERLKMALAQSCANAKKWEIELATLKNNNIRLTSALQESTANVDEWKRQLHTYKEENIRLKREMDLLRVGGAAGGASGAAGGATEDELRREVAALKARTETLQAELLQHELELKTANMNLREKCNDQTLAKMSELNVLFAKSLSELYAVQKDMENVIHPAKCTXDTESGVNRKVSAQEQTTMATTTTTSSTTTTTSKRYLSNFLTAEAESTLSNVTSIHTQLQSSLYETQNSAQLQALDKHSALLQELHQRQLMQSVVVMPRPSTSVTDAAAAAAASSGAAVAAAGTKTATILVSKSKTKTGLPLLLKNSINN is encoded by the exons atggg CGAACAACCGATTTTCACTTGCCAAGCGCATGTGTTTCACATTGATCCAAAGACGAAACGCACATGGATCACGGCGAGCATGAAAGCGGTCAACGTGAGCTTCTTCTACGACAGCTCACGGAATCTGTATCGCATCATCAGCGTCGAGGGCACCAAGGCTGTTATCAATTCAACGATTACGCCCAGCATGACATTTACACAGACCTCGCAAAAGTTTGGCCAATGGAGCGATGTGCGCGCAAACACTGTCTATGGATTGGGCTTCTCCTCCGAAGCGGAGCTCACTAAG tttgtgGAGAAATTCCAAGAGGTTAAAGAGGCCACGAAGAATGCCATGAAATCGGCGAATGGCTCCAATGCTGTTACGCCCACAACATCGGCGAATACATCTCCGATTTCTGGACGTGCTGTCGGCGCCATGCAAAATGATAACACAGCCATCGATCCGCATACGGTTGAACCTCCCAATTTGAGTAATACGAACACACAGAACGCCAATCCGGATAGTCCGTCGCACAAGTTGCTCAACACTTGTGATGGCAAGCAGGACATTGGCTCGGCCACGCCCTCGCCACAGCCCACCATGGGCACAGCCaatgctgcagttgctggtggcggcggtggtggaggAGGTGGCATCACAATCTCATCGGGCGGCAGCATTGTGGGCATGCACACTGGTCCAGGAGCGGGTGCTACGGCTGAGCAGCAGCTCAAATATGAAAACGAACGTCTGAAAATGGCCCTGGCGCAAAG CTGCGCTAATGCCAAGAAGTGGGAAATTGAGTTGGCCACCTTGAAGAACAATAACATACGCCTGACGAGCGCCTTGCAG GAATCCACGGCCAATGTGGATGAATGGAAGCGTCAGCTGCATACTTACAAGGAGGAGAATATACGTCTTAAGCGCGAAATGGATCTGCTGCGAGTGGGTGGAGCTGCTGGTGGTGCCTCAGGCGCTGCTGGTGGGGCTACTGAAGATGAGCTGCGTCGCGAGGTGGCCGCTCTCAAGGCGCGTACAGAGACGCTTCAAGCGGAGCTTCTTCAGCATGAACTAGAGCTTAAAACAGCCAATATGAATTTACGTGAAAAATGCAATGATCAAACT CTGGCCAAGATGAGTGAACTGAATGTGCTGTTTGCCAAAAGCTTGTCGGAACTTTATGCGGTGCAAAAGGATATGGAGAATGTTATACATCCCGCCAAGTGCACTTGAGACACAGAGTCGGGTGTAAACAGAAAG GTTTCAGCGCAGGAACAGACTACAATGGCAACCACTACAACGACATcatcgacaacaaccacaactagTAAACGttatttaagcaattttcTAACGGCTGAGGCAGAGAGCACTCTCTCCAATGTCACCTCTATACACACTCAGCTGCAGTCGTCGCTCTACGAGACACAGAACTCAGCACAGCTGCAAGCACTGGATAAACATTCAGCCCTGTTGCAGGAGCTACATCAGCGACAGTTGATGCAGTCTGTCGTCGTGATGCCAAGACCCAGCACATCGGTCActgatgcagctgctgctgctgccgcttccAGTGGcgctgctgtagctgctgctggcacCAAAACTGCCACCATACTCGTTTCcaaatcaaaaaccaaaactggGCTGCCCCTGCTGCTGAAGAATTCCATTAACAATTAG